The DNA region TACAAATAAAACTACAATAAAACCTTTTTACAATCTGAATTTATTTCAGGAAGAAAAGGGCTTTCAACATATTGTAAAATCATCTGCACAGGGTTATGGAAAATTAATGTTCGTATTTTACAAGCCGACAGAAAATATAAAACTTAAATTATTGAAACCACAAACAGATGTGAATTTTAACTATTGTGAAATTAATAAAACAAGAGATACACTTTTCTATTGGCTTAAAAATCTATCAACGGATTCATTGACAATAAAGGTGAGCGACAATAAAACCATTCTTGACACAGTTGATTTTGTTCTGCCTCCTAAAAATCAGAAGTCAAGAACAGGAAAAGGAAATGTTGCAGTTGCAAAATTCGGCTCTGAGAGCAATTTGTCATCAAAGACACTTGATTTGAACAAGCTAATAAAAATTACTTTTTCGCAACCAATAGCAGAGTTTGATTTTTCGAAAATAATATTGACAGAAGGTAAGGATACGATTGTGATTCCGAAATTTTCATTTTCTGATAGTTTAAAGCGAAAACTCGAAATATCATATCAATGGAAGGAAAACAAATCATATAAACTTTTTATTCCTCCGGATACATTTAAAGATATTTTCGATTTTAAGAATGACACTATAAAGTATGAGTTTAAAACAAAATCGCTGAAAGATTATGCGAAAATAATTTTAAACATCAGTTTACCTGAAAATAGATTTCAATACATTTTGCAATTAGTTGATGAAAAAGGCAACGTGGTTAAAGAAGACATAATCAATAAATCTGAAAAAATAATTTATGGTTTTTTATTGCCGAGAAAATATAATTTCCGTCTTATATATGACAGCAATAATGATTCGAAGTGGAGCACCGGGATTTATTTGAAAAAAATACAACCAGAAAAAGTTTTGATGTATAGCATATTTAATGCAAAAGCAAACTGGGATACTGAAATGGATTGGAAAGTACAAAAATAGTTTTCAGTTTAGAGTTTTTAGTTTATAGTTTAATAGCACATATATTAAAATTCCGAAACTGAAAACTCGAAATTTTTTTTATGCGAAACACATTTTTATTTTTTTGCCTAATTGCATATTCTTGTTTGCATTCACAAATAAGCCGACCTGATATTAATGTTTACAATAAAATTGCTGAAAATCAAAAAAAATCATTTCATAAATCAATAAAACAAAATCGTTCAAATGCAGGTGCTAACTATGATTTGAAATATCATCGTCTTGAATTTACTATAAATCCGGATACTAATTTTATTGCAGGAACTGTAACCTCTTATTTCAAAACCACAAAGTCAAATGTTAGTCAGATTAGTTTTGATTTGACACAAAACATGATTGTTGATTCCGTTATTTTTCATGGAGGGAAAGTGAATTTTAGTTTAACTTCAAATGATGAATTGGTAATTGATTTGGCAACAACATTAACTTTAAATTATTTCGATTCAATAAGTATTATTTATCATGGCAATCCTAATTCTGCTGATTCACATTCGTTTGTGAAGAGCGAACACAATGGAACACCAATAATATGGACACTTTCCGAGCCATTCGGTGCAAAAGATTGGTGGCCATGCAAGCAGGGACTTACCGATAAAATTGATTCAACAGATATTTTTATTACGATTCCCGAAGCATATAAAGCAGCTTCAAACGGATT from Bacteroidales bacterium includes:
- a CDS encoding Ig-like domain-containing protein; translation: MNFKKIFSYNMPSLIPILRRGIKGCIFVFLFIFLLSSCAVIELPSGGKKDVKPPSIKKYIPANKSTKFSENKIEIEFDEFIQLKDVNNQIIISPPLADAPDVKVKGKSVLVKFKDSLQKNTTYNISFGKSISDITENNILENFNCIFSTGNSIDSMIIRGQIIDAFGLTPEKDVAILLYNKNTDSLPYEKIPQYVAKTIDNGGFKFNNIKMGKYKIFALKDINNNYLYDLPEEKIGFLDTLVFPFNNDTNKTTIKPFYNLNLFQEEKGFQHIVKSSAQGYGKLMFVFYKPTENIKLKLLKPQTDVNFNYCEINKTRDTLFYWLKNLSTDSLTIKVSDNKTILDTVDFVLPPKNQKSRTGKGNVAVAKFGSESNLSSKTLDLNKLIKITFSQPIAEFDFSKIILTEGKDTIVIPKFSFSDSLKRKLEISYQWKENKSYKLFIPPDTFKDIFDFKNDTIKYEFKTKSLKDYAKIILNISLPENRFQYILQLVDEKGNVVKEDIINKSEKIIYGFLLPRKYNFRLIYDSNNDSKWSTGIYLKKIQPEKVLMYSIFNAKANWDTEMDWKVQK